The Kiloniellales bacterium genome includes the window CCGCCGACGACCCTGGCCAGGGGCGTAAGACCATTGGCCTGGCATGCCGCTTCGGAAGCGACCACCAGCGCCGCCGCGCCGTCGTTGACGCCGCTGGCGTTGCCGGCGGTGACCGACCCGCCCGCGCGAAAGGGGGTCGGGAGCCCGGCAAGCTTCTCCAAGCTCGTCTCGCGCGGGTGCTCGTCCGCCTCGACGGAGCGGATACCCGCCTTTTCCGGCACCTCGACCGCCACGATCTCCTCGGCAAGACGCCCCGCCGCCTGGGCCCGCGCGGCGCGTTCCTGGGAACGCAGGGCGAAGGCGTCCTGGTCGGCCCGGCCGATGCCGAACTCCGCCGCGACGTTCTCCGCCGTCTCGGGCATGGAGTCGATGCCGTACTGGGCCTCGAGCAGCGGGTTGACGAAACGCCAGCCCAGCGTCGTGTCGTGGATCTCGGCGCCGCGGTCGAAAGGCCGCTCCGCCTTCGCCATGACGAAGGGCGCCCGCGACATGGACTCGACCCCGCCCGCGACGAGCAGCTCCGCCTCCCCCGCCCTGATCGCGCGGGCCGCCATGGCGAGCGCCTCCAGGCTCGAGCCGCAGAGCCGGTTCACGGTCACCGCCGGAACCGCCTCGGGAAGCCCGGCCAGGAGCGTCGCCATGCGCGCCACGTTGCGGTTGTCCTCACCCGCCTGGTTGGCGCAGCCCAGGATCACGTCGTCGAGCCGGGCCCAGTCGAGCGCCGGATGCCGCTCGCTCAGGGCGCGGAGCGGAACCGCCGCGAGATCGTCCGCGCGCACCGAG containing:
- the pcaF gene encoding 3-oxoadipyl-CoA thiolase yields the protein MAEAFIVDYVRTPIGRYGGALASVRADDLAAVPLRALSERHPALDWARLDDVILGCANQAGEDNRNVARMATLLAGLPEAVPAVTVNRLCGSSLEALAMAARAIRAGEAELLVAGGVESMSRAPFVMAKAERPFDRGAEIHDTTLGWRFVNPLLEAQYGIDSMPETAENVAAEFGIGRADQDAFALRSQERAARAQAAGRLAEEIVAVEVPEKAGIRSVEADEHPRETSLEKLAGLPTPFRAGGSVTAGNASGVNDGAAALVVASEAACQANGLTPLARVVGGAVAGVAPRIMGIGPAPATEKLLARLGLGIGDFDVIELNEAFASQALAVLRRLGLPDDAEQVNPNGGAIALGHPLGMSGARLAGTAALELRARGARRALATMCIGVGQGIALALEAP